The sequence atagtaaaatttatataacagaacaaacatttaaagttttaatttgcaCAGGACTTCCACTTTATCTTATAAATTCTAAGGGTCTCCAAATAAACAGGCAACGGTTGTGGATGTTTCCAATGATGAAATAGCAGTCATGACATTCGAAGCCGCGTTTGCACAATAGAACTAAAATCTAACTAATtactgatattatttttttatattaatataataaagataatATCTTGGATATTCCTTGCTCTCTTATCATCTTACAATAAATTAACTAATCATATCTAGTGAATACTTGGAGCTGTACGTCGTATGATTAATTTGACGACATCATTGCTACTGCGGTGAGCAAACGATTGTACTTACAACTACTTTAATATTCATTTCAATGAAGATCAACTATATGTTACTGTTCTGTGCTTAGGTTGATCATAATTTGAGTCCTTATTCAGTGTTTTGAGAGAGACGTGTGCCCGTTTCTcaaacattttatcatttagcAAATCTATTAAAAAGTCAATATTATTTTGAGAAATTATGGTCTCGAGTACTTTTAGTACTTGTACGCAGTAAACAATGTATTGGTGAAATACGTTGTTGACGATATAAACTTAGCAATGATGTCGCAATTTCTCAAAGCAAAACTTTGTCTGGTGTTAACATATTCATATAAATACTTGATCTATCAATTAATTCTGCAATTATGACTACAGTCTAGTCATTAACTATTAAGTAGGTAAATTAATGTAAAGCGATTTCCTTGGTAATGCTGTAATACATTGCAAGTAGTACACTGTTGAGTGACTAAATGGGAAATTAAAAGAGAACGACTCTAAAAAGTTTTCAAATCTGAGAAGTTCACAATTGTCCATTTTAATGAATCACTGCTGTTAGATTCCTGAATTGATTTTCGCTttagcaaattaaaaaaaaaacaaagttctgTCAATGTCGATAGCGGGTGCTCGCCGTTACAGCACTCCGTAGAATGTATCCATCAGGTTCACATCCAGATCGCACTCAAGGAAAATGCTTTCATTGCATTCTTCctgaaagtaaacaaaaaataagaaaattacacaatcgaatatgtatatgtaattttACAGAACATTTAACGTTTgtgttttataataaactagttgacccggcagacttcgtagtgcctcaatagataaataaaagacctaaacttttgtataaaataaacttaaaaccaacaaaaggaatccggccaacgggggacacgtcaaaggaaaaacaaaattgttatttttatttaattccgagcattttcatatttatctaccttttaaactttctctggactttcacaaataattcaagaccaaaattagccaaatcggtccagccgttcgcgagttttagcgagactaacgaacagcaattcatttttatatatatagattataatttgTAGAGAGTAGTTGAGACTCGGATGCGATCCACAAACGGAtcaggctctcaacaatctgcTAGCTGAGGATCCTTGGCTACTTCGGTCACATTACGGTCACATTGGCCACCGACAGCCGGATAACTTAGACAAAGTGATTGTAACGGGCAAGGGGGAAGGAAAAAGACCCCGCAGCCGAtcacctagccgttggtgtgaccAAATAACTGCCATAACTGGTCTGCCAGTTGTAACCGCCCTACGAGAAGCCGAGAGCCGGACAAGGTGGAAACGGCTTACGAGgtaggccacggtcaagtttcaaaaacacgaccttcagtaatgaagaaagcgacgaaatAGATAATTTGTGATTGAAGAAAATATTTCGAAAAGCGAATTATTTGTTTCtaagtttataaatttatttgagaTAATGACGGTACGGTGGTTCGTACCTGAGTGGCAATCGGGGCGGGCGGTTGCTCGCCGCCCTTTCTTGCGTGTCATTTAGAAGTCTTCGGCAGGTGCCGCTTATTGTGTAGAGCGAGGTGGTCGGATCTCGCAAAAGATCTCTCACAGACGGAGCATTTGAAAGGTTTCGCGCCGGTGTGCTTACGGTAGTGTCGTGTTAATTCGTCGGACCGCGCGAACCGCCATTCGCATTCCGGCCACTGACAAGTATACGGCTTTTCTCCTATTAAAAAATAGTAATCAAACGTCATTAATAGGTTATcattcataataattaaaacgaaaatatttCGCAAATAGCGTAGCACATTTAAACAGCACAATCATCACTCGCGATGCCAGGTatcgattttttatttgatcatTATTAGCATTTATATACTTGATGTTTAATAAAACGAGTGTGattaaatatttgcttacctGTATGGATCCGTTGGTGAGCTTTGAGATGAGAACTTTTCGTGTAAACTTTCGTGCAACCTACAAAACCAAAATTCGAATGTCAGTGATGTCTAATACTTAAGAAGAAGACGTAAATTATGGAGAAATTATCATCCTGTTCCTGATCATTATCATTAGACGTTCGCTGTTGGACATACAGCATATCAAACTTTACAGTCTCGAGAGGCTTTCGACAAATTTTTCCTGCTTAGTGGCACTAAGAGTCACTTCTTTCTAATTAAATCAAACATGGATACTCTGAGGACAGATTTTTGTTCTTTCAAGCGACCTTTAGAGTTTATATAAATCCTACAGTTGGCGGCATGATGAATGAtgaagaaatatgaaataattaattgtgaGCAAGaaactgttactggtggtaggacctcttgtgagtccgcgcggatagataccaccgccctgcctatttctgccttgaagcagtaatgcttttcggtctgaagggtagggcagctgttataactatactgatatcttagaacttatatctcaaggtgggtggcgcatttacgttgtagatgtctatgggctctattaaccacttaacaccaggtgggctgtgagctcgtccacccatctaagcaataaaaaaaactctttagtACATTTTCTAGAATATAGGTAAAAAGACCTTAATGTTAAAGtatagttaattaaataaatcataaaaccacaaaagaaaaaaccataaaagaAACACCCAAAAGAAGTAACAGAAATAGTCACTCCCTATGACGCGTTGCaatggaaaaattatattagTGGACATGTAACCCAGGGAGGGTTGACGTCAAGCAGGTGGCCTGTCGTATAGTTCGTGCCAGAGCCCTAAGCAGCATCATCAGAAGACAAGCTGAGCCAATTCCACATAATGTGGCCTAAGGACAAGAATAAGAAGAAGCTACAGCTAGCGGTCATACAAGGTAAAGAAAACTAAGCTTAAGGACCTATTATCTTCTTTGAATTTCTATATGATTTACCTTGATGCTATTATTGGATTCTGTCTACAGTATCATGGTAACGAAAAGTGGCTTTTACAGCTGGAAGTTGAAAGGCGTTTTTAATGATCCAGCAAATTATACACATAACTAAGAGACGTGAAAACGTCAGAGGGTCCTACAACATTAGAAGATTCTTTCTTCACTTATAATGTTCTGACTCCGGCTACATCTAGCTTGActatattttcatataattGCAGTTTTTCTTCATAATTTATTCCCAATTTCCACCTCTGATTGTACTGATGGTAGAGCGTAATGTAGCCCCGCACCGGTGACTACCATGACCATCCGACCTTGTTCTACTGCGAAATATGTAACGGCAGCGTTCACCTTAATATTTCTATGGAACTAGTTCGATTTATAATTCCAAAGTAGTCTATTGTCTTGTTTTTAAATTAGGCCACCGTTTTTGTGCCACACTTGTGGTTTCCTCTAGTACGTTGTTTATTAATTTCCTATTAATGAAAttcaattttctatttttatcctAATTTCGAATCTTAGCATATAACCAGTTGTCACTCGATCACCTATTGTTTTGGGAGTCATAGTAATCTCAGACAAGACATATGTATGCATGCAAATCTCTACTATAGTAGCAACGCTTAATCTATTACATCAACGAATAAGAATACCCATGAAATCACAATGATGCACTCTTCTCTTTTCAAGTTCAGGATTATTTCGTCTGTTATACTTCATAGGAGGAGGGGGCGCGAGCCGCGAATGCTGCAGCGGTGCGTGTACCATCGGTTGCGGCGCGGGCGGCATGGCGTGCTGTTGCGGCATCGCCAAAGTCTGCGGCATGGTCTGGTAAACATTCGAAAaagtcttatttaattttaaaattggttTGTTCTATATACACAAATAGCACACCTAATGTACCTGCTGATGGTGTAGATGCGAGCCAGGATGTGGCTGCACTTGTGGGGCACGTAGATGCGGAGGCGGGTGGTACGGCGGCGGAGGCGTTCGCCGTGGCCCTCCCTGAAAAAGAATACATTTTTCGTTTCCTCGTCGTTTATATATAGCTCTCAGTCTTTAACGGTCATGATTTATAAACAGTAGGTATTAAATATAGATTTACATTTAAGTATTGTAGATTTGAGTAACATTTATACTCATCTCactattttgtcatgaattccCGCGTAATAAACCAGACTTTAACCAAGAATAATGTTAATCGTTTCCTTACCTTTGTCGAAGACTCAACTGTAAAAATTAAAGAAGAACGGCAGACATACATATTTTAGATCGCAATGCAGGAGATGGTACCATCGTTCGCAAGGGATATCGCTGAGCACCGTTTTTGGTGATATTTACCTGCATCGAGTTCCCGGGACTGCCTTGGTCGGAACCTGGCGGCGTCAGCGGCGACATGTAAACGAGTCGCGACGGCGGATACTTGGCGTACGATGTCGGCGGCTGATGTGGCTGCTGCTGCAGCTGTGGCGGCTGCGGCTGCGCGTACGCAGGAGGAGCGCACAGTCTTTCCGTCTTGATCTCGAGAGGACTGAGTAGCGGTGTAGCGCATTCTTCGAGCAATGCTTCATCTGCTTCCAATTTGACGTGTGTGGCTCCCAACGGAGCGAGCATGTTCGCATTCTCGGGGTCGATGTTTCTGATGGAGGAGGCAATGTCCTCCCACAAGGCAGGACGGAGGAACGCATCGTCGCGGGAGGAAGTACCGCCATCGAAAAGGTCCATGTGGGCGGGCGCGAGTGAGGCGCCCTCCTGCTTGCACAGCAGCGACTCAAGTTCCGATGtctgaaaatgtttatttaaaaatttaatattaatgttagATATTAAATTATGATAAGACACCCTACTTTTTCCTAAATCATAGACatattacttaaatttaatCGTACTGAGGTGGCCGGGTACGATGACTGGGATGAAGGAGGTTTAATAGTACACGGTATTCTCTGTGTACAGGATAGCAGTAAGACTCTggtattgtatattattttgttaattaggAACATTTTTAGTCTCGTCTGGTTTTATTTGGATAAACAAACTggtttagtttactttaaagAGTACAGTGAGGTCTCTAATACTACATTTACAAATAAGTTATTGATCATTGTTCATGTTATTTTGTGTTACGTAGTAAGTGCGTTGGTAAGTAGGATagttattagtaaaaaaaaatgatgattTTATCGAGAAAATTCGACAACCCTGATATACACGTGGATgacatttcaatttatattaacaTTAAGTTAAAATACTaacgtttaaaataatttggccATGAACATTATTTCAATTACGGGTAATTTGAAACTTTTTCTTATAATCTTTTCCATAAATTAGTCTCTTACTCAAAGGTTTTCAATACAAGCATTCacctattattgttatttttaatttattgttacttAGATCATTATTAATATCatcaaaaaaatcttacatatcatttaatttaaatcaatatagATCAATGAGTCTAATGGTTATCTTAAACATTGgaacaatagtttttttatgtgatttatggtttactggtggcccggaggcctttccactaACTGGtgaggaccttttgtgagtccgcaagggtaggtaccaccgccccgcctatttctgccgtgaagcagtaatgcgtttcggtttgaagggcggggcagccgttgtaactatagtgagaccttagaacttatatctcaaggtgtgtggcgcatttacgttgtagatgtctatgagttccagtgCAGGCCAAAAAGCCAGTACCGGTGGGCGagtaagggctcagccagaaggggcgagATTTGGAAACAGCTACCCAAGCGcttccaagggagacctaacaacacaagagtagctgcttcgcgaatgaatgtactaccggatcggaattgcgacccgctgagaagatccagtgagaaactgATGACAACGGGCTGATGCTTCGGTTAGGTGGCGCGTAGAACTGTTTACCGAGGTCTCTACTCCTACTTTTAGagcggaaggcgtctaatgcaagggttattggatctgatggatacGCAATGTAAGGACGTGTATTGGCGACGACGgtaactggctcctgcgtgattagGATtcagggagtagtcagcggcggcaacgattgGAACAATAGTGTGCCTACGTCATTTCAATCTATTCCAGGTAacataaaataagtaaatttacCTTTAAAATATACCTTTTTTGTTTCGCTGTACGTTTCCGTACATCGACCTCCACAGTGACTGAGCCAATTCACATATTATTTTCAGTTATCGAGACAGGCTTGagctaatataatttaatgttaaccTTTTACAAATCAATTGACAAATGAAGAAAGGTATCCATTTTAAAGCGCGTGCAGTAAAATCGCGATCTAATATTCGCTAATAATAATTCGTCTGGTCGGTATTTGACAGAGTACGGCTCTGTGCCGACGCGGACGGATCCATCAGCATACAATAGCTATCGACCCACGCGCAGCCACAGGTGACGACCAAGCTTTCTATCTCTTCGTGAAATATGCTAACAGATACTCATATAATTCTCTGTTTGGTTATAATTGCGATGAAACTTAATAGCCATGGAGAGgctgtatattttataatttcttaaaattatttagttaatacctactatttaaaattatttgaatctGCTGAACGTTAACCAAAAAGAAGCTCTACGTGAGAACACATAACATTTTAGAATAAGATATCTTTTTTAAGTACTATTTAAGTGTgtgttttctttaattaaatacacaCATTAAAAAGACTGACCGAACGAACGTTACATAAAGAATGCTGACTTATTTTGAACTGTTCAAACATTATATTGTTAGATACTTTCTTGTGGCCCCGTTTAGCTTTTACTAAATTATGGCCAAACTAAAAGCAACAAATGATTATTCACAAAATGTTCTTTGCTCAAAGAGTAGGTATTTGCCGATAAGAAATGGTACGCAAATACGTGTATGTATTGATAAGCTTTTGTCCGTTGTTTTATCTATATTTACCTTTCTATTGTTTACTTGAACTGTTGAGGGAGGGGCATTACTTTCGTCATacatgtacatatgtacataagtACATGTGTAGGTTTGGTCGATACGTAATTTGccgtagttataaatattctcACTTGCATTCATTAAGGTTCTATGTCAGTTATACACAAGAATGTAGacaatgctttttatttttttctttagttcTAAAACTATAGAATACGATAGACTTAAATTTAAAGATACCGATATTTATACAATACTTGTAGAATAtacacaatattaatttaaatattaagctCACATAAAGATCAGACATCTAGGCAATTGCAAATCCATATATTTATTGACAGCTTAAATTAACGTGGGAATGTTTAAATCTCGAATATACAGAACATAAATTCTTCAGCATAAATTAAAGTTCATAATAAATAGTCTAATCAAATTTAACGGTTACAGATTTACAAATAAACAGGTGGGTCTCAAACTAAGTGAGTAAGCGACTTGTGCAGAGGGATTTGTATCGTTTAGAACCTCCGCGGAACAGCGCGGTGTCGCAAGCACTGGACCGCGCAAATTCCTTCCATGACCTTTGTGGATGGAACGATTGCGTAGCTGCTCCTCCAGCATGAGACCGGCTTGAGCAACCACCAGCACAGACTAAAACTGCGCAGATCGGACATCGTATCGAAGGCGTTGTTCGATACCAATCTTAATTATTAATTCTGTTACGGAAATTGCATCAATAAATAATGCGAACTAGTTGGGATATTAAATATATCcgagtatatatacatatttccgattgaatatagttttaaattatgtattatgagtttgtattgtattataaatattaatgtataaaaatatcTGTTGTGTGGTGAATGTTGGTTGGTATGGTTGTATGTTATATTGATATTTTATCTACGTTTTAATACATCCTTTATGATTGATTTCTTGTTTCGTTAGGTGACTTCAACTGAAAAAGAATCAGTTCACACAATTCTCGATTTTTTTagaaatgattaaaaaatagaaaatcttaTCGTTATGTTTCGAAAAATCGTGCCTGTCATCTCTTTTCATAGTTTAGctagttttttaatataaataatattttagtggactttaaaaaaaatcgctttaaaatcaaagaaaacgttaataaataaatatgaacaaTCAATTGAATTGTAATTAAAAGCGCGACATATTCGCTTCCAAAACgtctattttaaatattaaaaataataatattaacaaataaacttATTCTTTGTAGATAGTTAAGCGCCAGTCGGTGTCTGATTCGCTTCAGTTTAGCTCTTTTATGAGTCTAGCAAAATCGGCCAGTTTATATCGCACAGACGGCTCTTTTGTGAAACTATTGAACCTCCCGTTCTTGCATCCGCGTCTCTGATGAAACACGCACTTGCACTAGATTAAAATCtgatagattattatttattcgggGCATTCAATAAAGCAGGTCAGGTTTGCAAGTTTCATTCAATTCGATACAAAGATTGATGTGTTCTATCGAATTGGCGCAATCCTAGAGTCGTATTTATGTCCGAGAGGCGTTTTTCTAGATCTAATCTGATGAGAGAAACGTGTTTCAGAgagaataattaataaacacactattttaatatttcaaacgtTGACAATGCGATTGTAATGCGTACGTTGCAGTGGTAAAATGTTATTGGAAACTTGTTGTAAACTTGAAGTAAGTAGAACTGCAATGAATTTCAGTGtggaataaaatattatttattgtacactagctgacccggcagacttcgtagtgcctcaatcgataaataaaagacctaaacgtaaacttttgtataaaataaacttaaaataaacaaaaggaatccgtccgacgggggacacatcaaagggaaaacaatattgttatttttatttaattccgagcatttgcatatttatctaccttttaaaccttctctggactcacaaataattcaagaccagaatgagccaaatcggtccagccgttctcgagtttaagcgagactaacgaacagcaattcatttttatatataaagattaatataaaatcgaaacaaataGAGATACAAAaccttatattaaaaaaatacaatgggcGGTCTTATTGCTAAGAGCGAACTCTTCCAGGCAGTCCTGAGCTGGACAATCACCTAAGGATCTTTCCTTTCCGTTTTTTACTTTAAGATCGGTGTACTTAATTCATATCACACAAAATGTTCaacaatttaattacaaagatctGTGAGCGCGAACGCTATTTATAAGCGCAACGTCTTAAGGAAACATGATAGGTGTACATTAGGAATATTATAAACTGAACATGGAATCAGATCTAAAGATATGGGCTCCCAAGGCTGCTTCGCAAATGGGAATGGGCAGGTCACGTCTATCGCACAGAACAGATAACCGATGGGGCAAGCGTGTTCCGCAGTGGGGTTCCGCTACTTGGCAAGCGAAGGACAGTTTCGCGATGCCTAGAAATTACCCGTGTGTACGGGTGACGGCGCTAAATAATGTTTAAGGTATATTTCTAAACTTTAGTGTGGAAGTAGCAGTAAGTTAGCCAATTAACGGTTAACTGCTGTTCTGTGAACGAACAttcttttggtttttttttctttttctttttttttttgtgttaaaccattTAGTACAATTCACAGGCACACATCCGATagcatttttcaaaagaataaTATAGCTGCGTTATGTTTACTTATGCAGAAAGCTCGGTCGCCAATTATGTAGCATATTAGaggatttatatatatatttgatataAAAGCTAAAGAGATAGTTTGaccattaaaaaatgtatatagggactttgtttttatttttgaatcaataaaataatttttcagtaATTACAGTAGGTACGGTACCACTAATTACACTAGATTCTTATCGataattgtataaaaatgtTGTATGTGTGTATTACGTACAGAAACGTTCAGTGTAATGTTGCCTTCGCGAAAGAAGTGAGACGTTGTGATTGGTGATCATCGAGATAATGACGTTGACGCATAGAGCGTAATCGTACAAAAGGTTGCGTCGCGGCGCCGACACGTGCTCGTCGATTTTTCCACCAATAGCGTGCGACGCCACAAATTGTGACAACAAAATAATATGGCGGCTTGCTTGCTATGCTACCTGAACTTCACTATTGTGTGTTTGATTCGAATCAAACGATTTAGAATTTTGAATTACGGGCACGCTCTGGTCAGCACCATGCACTGATAATGAATTATCGTGAAGCCTTCGAATATTTTAcctttaagtaatttttatgaTTTGTAACAAAAAGCATTACTGCCTCCGCCAATCACGGGCTCGCGTGTTACCAAGCAATACGCGAAGGCAGCTCCAATTCTTCCACACAAACACCTCGTCGAAATTAATTGCTAATAGTTTTACACAGTAAATACCAATGGAAATAGCCACTCTCGAACCACTGTACCTACTTGTTAGATGTTAAGCCGATTCaagaaaattatgaaaaagTCATGTAAAATAATGCGATTTTTGTTTGGAAACATTTTCTATTACTTTCAAAAAACAACAATTCAAATTATAGtagttaataaaaaactaacctttaaattaaaagtaaaaaactgTTCAACAAAGTATTCAAAATGTTGGAAATAgtataaggacaataaaaacgcaagattaaaacgtaaaagtagttttcattatttatacGGCTTTTATGTAGTAAAGTGGATGAGTTCATAATAATGCGAAATTATGACAACTAGAGGACccgcagtagccgaaattcgactaattaattggaattgtaagtttgtacactattatgattgtattttatacttctataatcacaaatttcgccaagactacactataaaaagtattaacaaagacaaacaatat is a genomic window of Bombyx mori chromosome 1, ASM3026992v2 containing:
- the LOC105842151 gene encoding dendritic arbor reduction protein 1 isoform X2; amino-acid sequence: MEACCVIRAPEDLVGDQIVPGGGRFGATHAAGLFDSWFQMQTSELESLLCKQEGASLAPAHMDLFDGGTSSRDDAFLRPALWEDIASSIRNIDPENANMLAPLGATHVKLEADEALLEECATPLLSPLEIKTERLCAPPAYAQPQPPQLQQQPHQPPTSYAKYPPSRLVYMSPLTPPGSDQGSPGNSMQGGPRRTPPPPYHPPPHLRAPQVQPHPGSHLHHQQTMPQTLAMPQQHAMPPAPQPMVHAPLQHSRLAPPPPMKYNRRNNPELEKRRVHHCDFMGCTKVYTKSSHLKAHQRIHTGEKPYTCQWPECEWRFARSDELTRHYRKHTGAKPFKCSVCERSFARSDHLALHNKRHLPKTSK
- the LOC105842151 gene encoding dendritic arbor reduction protein 1 isoform X1 yields the protein MEACCVIRAPEDLVGDQIVPGGGRFGATHAAGLFDSWFQMQTSELESLLCKQEGASLAPAHMDLFDGGTSSRDDAFLRPALWEDIASSIRNIDPENANMLAPLGATHVKLEADEALLEECATPLLSPLEIKTERLCAPPAYAQPQPPQLQQQPHQPPTSYAKYPPSRLVYMSPLTPPGSDQGSPGNSMQGGPRRTPPPPYHPPPHLRAPQVQPHPGSHLHHQQTFSNVYQTMPQTLAMPQQHAMPPAPQPMVHAPLQHSRLAPPPPMKYNRRNNPELEKRRVHHCDFMGCTKVYTKSSHLKAHQRIHTGEKPYTCQWPECEWRFARSDELTRHYRKHTGAKPFKCSVCERSFARSDHLALHNKRHLPKTSK
- the LOC105842151 gene encoding dendritic arbor reduction protein 1 isoform X3 → MQTSELESLLCKQEGASLAPAHMDLFDGGTSSRDDAFLRPALWEDIASSIRNIDPENANMLAPLGATHVKLEADEALLEECATPLLSPLEIKTERLCAPPAYAQPQPPQLQQQPHQPPTSYAKYPPSRLVYMSPLTPPGSDQGSPGNSMQGGPRRTPPPPYHPPPHLRAPQVQPHPGSHLHHQQTFSNVYQTMPQTLAMPQQHAMPPAPQPMVHAPLQHSRLAPPPPMKYNRRNNPELEKRRVHHCDFMGCTKVYTKSSHLKAHQRIHTGEKPYTCQWPECEWRFARSDELTRHYRKHTGAKPFKCSVCERSFARSDHLALHNKRHLPKTSK